Within Micromonospora narathiwatensis, the genomic segment GCCGGGCCGCCTCGGCGGCGAAGAGAATGTTCGCCTGCTTGCTGGTGCCGTACGCCCGGTAGGGCCGGAAGTCGCGCAGCGTGGCGTTCAGGTCGTCCGGGTCGAGGACGCCGCTGCGGTGCGCCCCGGAGGCGGTCACCACCGTCCGGCCGATCCGGTCCTGGAGCAGGTGGCTGAGCAGGAACGGGGCGAGGTGGTTGGCCTGCATGCTCAGCTCGAAGCCGTCGATGGTGGTGACCGGCTGGAGCACGATCGCGCCGGCGTTGTTGGCGAGCACGTCGATCCGGTCGTACGCGGCGCGCAGCCGTTCGGCGAGCCGGCGTACGTCGTCCAGGACGGCGAAGTCGGCGCGGAACAGTTCGGGCTGCTCGCCGGAGCTGTCGCGGACCCGCTCCCCGGCGTCGCGGAGCCGGGCCGGATCCCGGCCGACCAGTACCACCCGGTCGCCCCGGCCCGCCAGGTCGACCGCAGCGGCCAGTCCGATGCCCGAGCTGGCGCCCGTCACCACCACGGTCCTACGGTCAGTGAGATCTTCCACAGGTCCATTCACCCCGGTCACGGCACGAGGTTACCGTGGCGTCACAACGCCCTTTGGGATCGTTAAGTTCGCGTACTTCGTCTTTGTCGGCGTCGGCGTGCCCGCCGGACGCTGGAAGGAGCGCATCCATGGCCGCTGTCGGTCGCCCCCGCCGGTCCTGCCTCGCGGTACCCGGCTCCAGCGTCAAGATGCTCGGCAAGGCGCAGGGCCTCCCCGCGGACCAGGTCTTCCTCGACCTGGAGGACGCGGTCGCACCGCTGGCCAAGCCGGAAGCCCGCAAGAACATCGTCGCCGCGTTGAACGAGGGTGACTGGGCCGGCAAGACCCGGGTGGTCCGGGTCAACGACCTGACCACGCCGTGGACGTACCGGGACGTGATCGAGGTCGTCGAGGGTGCCGGCGCCAATCTGGACTGCGTCATGCTGCCGAAGGTGCAGAACGCCGGCCATGTGCAGTGGCTGGATCTGACCCTCACCCAGATCGAGAAGACGCTCGGCCTGGAGGTCGGCCGGATCGGCATCGAGGCGCAGATCGAGAACGCCGCCGGGCTGGTCAACGTGGACGCGATCGCGGCCGCCTCGCCCCGGGTCGAGACGATCATCTTCGGCCCGGCCGACTTCATGGCCTCGATCAACATGAGGTCGCTGGCGGTCGGCGCGCTGATCCCGGACTACCCGGGCGACCCCTACCACTACATCCTGATGCGCATCCTGATGGCCGCCCGGATGCACGACAAGCAGGCCGTCGACGGCCCGTTCCTGCAGATCCGGGACGTGGACGGGTTCCGCGAGGTGGCCGGGCGGTCGGCGGCGCTGGGTTTCGACGGCAAGTGGGTGCTGCACCCGGGCCAGATCGACGCGGCCAACGAGGTCTACTCGCCCGCGCAGGCCGACTACGACCACGCCGAGCTGATCCTCGACGCGTACGACTGGTACACCTCGGAGGCGGGCGGGAAGCTCGGCGCGGTGATGCTCGGCGACGAGATGATCGACGAGGCGTCCCGCAAGATGGCCCTGGTGATCGCCGCCAAGGGGCGTGCGGCCGGGATGACGCGTACCTCGTCCTTCACGCCGCCCGGGGAGTGAGCCGGTGCCGCCCCGGGGCCCGGGGCGGCACCGTCCCTCAGAAGGTGGGCGTGCTGCCGCCGGTGTCGGTGCTGGCGATCGCGAAGATGATCACCACCACGTAGACGGCGATCAGCAGCACCATCAGGCCGGTGAGGATCCAGCCGACGATGATGGCGGCCTTCGCCATCCCCTCGCCCTGCTCGCCCGTCTCCCGGATCTGCTTGCGGGCGACGTGTCCGAGGATCGCGCCGATCGGCGCGGTGATGCAGGAGGCGAAGCCGACCAGCGCCAGCACCAGCGCCACGATGGCCATGGTGTTGGTCTTGGCGGCGGCGGGGGCGTACGCCGGGTAGGCGGGCGGCGGGTAGCCGGCGGCCGCGTACGGGTCGCCGGCGGGCGGGTAGCCGGGGGGCGGGTAGCCGGGGTCGGCGTACGGGGCCGCGGGCGGGGCGTTCGGTGGCGGCTGCGCGCCGGCGTACGGATCCGCCGAGGTCGGCTGGCTCGGGATCGGGCTGCCGCCCATCGGCATGGTCGGATCGGCGGGCGGGCTCGACTGCTGGCCGGGCGCGTACGGGTCGTGCCAACCACCGGACGGCGGGGGATAGCTCATCAGGTCATCTCCAGAGCGTGCGGGTTTCGTCAGGGTAGCCAGTGCCGGGCAACACCGAGAGCCCTCTTTTCGGGTGCCGCGTTGCCCGGAACGTCCACAGCGGGCAGGATCTCGGCATGGCCTTTGACGCGCGCGGCGGTCGGTCGCGACGGAACGTGAGCCGCCCGGGGTTGGTGCGGCGCACTCGCGGCAGCCACCTGGCCGGGCCCGCCGAGCAGGACCAGCCGGCGTCCCTCGCCGAGCCGGTCACCATGCGCCTGGACGGCCGGGTCGCGCTGGTCACCGGCGCGGGCAGCCCCGACGGCATCGGGTACGCGACCGCGCGCCGCCTCGCCGACCTGGGGGCCCGGGTGGCGATCGTCTCCACCACCCGACGGATCCACGAGCGCGCCGGCGAGCTGGGGGTCACCGGCTTCGTGGCCGACCTCACCGACGAGTCCGAGGTGGGCGCGCTCGCCGACGCGGTGGCCGAGCAGGTCGGCGACGTCGAGGTGCTGGTCAACAACGCGGGCCTGGCCAGCCGGGCGAGCCCGGAGGTGCTGCGGCCGGTGGCCCAGCTCAGCTACGACGAGTGGCGCGGCGAGATCGACCGCAACCTGACCACCGCGTTCCTGTGCAGTCGGGCGTTCATCGGCGGGATGGCCGAGCGGGGCTGGGGGCGGATCGTCAACCTGGCCGCCACCGCCGGCCCGGTCAACGCGCTGCCCACCGAGGCCGCGTACGCGGCGGCGAAGGCGGGCGTGGTGGGCCTGACCCGGGCCCTGGCGATGGAGATGATCGCCGACGGGGTGACGGTGAACGCGGTCGCGCCCGGCACCATCCACACCGCGGCATCCACCATGGCGGAGATCAAACAGGGGCTCGGCACCCCGGTCGGCCGGCCCGGCACGCCCGACGAGGTGGCCGCCGCGATCGCCTTCCTCTGCTCGCCGGCCGCCTCGTACATCACCGGGCAGATGCTGGTGGTCGACGGCGGCAACAGTGTCCGGGAGGCGCAGTACCGCTGACGCGTCAGCGGTAGGAGCCGTTGTCGGAGTTCGCCCAGATGACCAGGCCGATCCAGCCGCAGCAGACGAGCACCCCGATCGCGGTGAAGATGTAGCTGAGGATCAGCCCCCAGCTGGCGAGCTGGTCGCCCTCCTCGCCGGTCTGCCGGATCTGCCGCTTGGCCAGGTGGCCGCAGACGATGCCGGCCGGGGCGAAGACGAAGGCGAAGACCAGCGACAGGATCGCCAGCACGTTCGGCCCGCCGCCGCGTGGTCGCGGTCCCTGCCCGGGCGGCCCGTACTGCCCGTACGGGGGCTGCGGGGCGTACGGCGGCTGCTGGCCCCACGGCGGCTGCTGCGGGTGCCCGTACGGCTGCCCGTACGGCGGCGGCTCGTACGGCGACGGCGGCTGGTCCGGCTCGCCGGGTGGTTGGCTCACGCCGCTCGCCCCCTCCGTCGCAGGTCAACGGACCTCTCTCTTGCGGACGCTACCCGCAGCGGTGAACCTTTTCACAGCGGTTGTGTGGACTGGTCACCTTGGCCTCGCCGGTCGTGCGGCCGATACTGACCGAGCGTTCAGTTACCCATGAGTAATGCGCCGACCCCGGAGGCTGAGATGGCCCGACTCGCCCAGACGCCCGGCCTGACCGACGTGCAGCGGTCGATCCTGGAGACCGTCCGGGAGTTCGCCGACAAGGAGATCATCCCGCACGCCCAGCGGCTGGAGCACGCCGACGAGTACCCCGCCGACATCCTCGACGGGATGCGCGAGATGGGCCTCTTCGGCCTCACCATCGCCGAGGAGCACGGCGGCCTCGGCGAGTCCCTGCTCACCTACGCCCTGGTGGTCGAGGAACTGTCCCGGGGCTGGATGTCGATCTCCGGCATCGTCAACACCCACTTCATCGTGGCGTACCTGATCTCCCAGCACGGCTCGGCGGAGCAGCGGGCCCGGCTGCTGCCGAGGATGGCCACCGGCGAGGTGCGCGGCGCTTTCTCCATGTCGGAACCGGAGTGCGGCTCCGACGTGTCGGCGATCAAATCGAAGGCGGTCCGCGACGGCGACACCTTTGTGCTGAACGGCCAGAAGATGTGGCTGACCAACGGCGCGTACTCCTCGGTGGTGGCCACCCTGGTCAAGACCGACACCGGCGCCGACTCGGTCTACGGCAACATGAGCACGTTCCTGCTGGAGAAGCAGCCCGGCTTCGGCGAGACCGCGCCCGGCCTCACCATCCCCGGCAAGATCGAGAAGATGGGCTACAAGGGGGTCGAGACCACCGAGATGGTGCTCGACGGGGTCACGGTGCCCGCCTCCGCCGTGCTCGGCGGCGAGGAGAAGGTCGGCCGGGGCTTCTACCAGATGATGGACGGCATCGAGGTGGGTCGGGTCAACGTGGCCGCCCGCGCCTGCGGCATCTCCATCCGCGCCTTCGAGCTGGCCGTCGCGTACGCCCAGCAGCGCCGCACCTTCGGCCAGCCCCTCGCGAAGCACCAGGCCGTCGCCTTCAAGCTCGCCGAGATGGGTACGAAGATCGAGGCGGCGCACGCCCTCATGGTCAACGCCGCCCGGCTCAAGGACGCCGGCCAGCGCAACGACGTCGAGGCCGGCATGGCCAAGCTGCTCGCCTCGGAATACTGCGCCGAGGTCGTCCAGGAGGCGTTCCGCATCCACGGCGGCTACGGCTACTCCAAGGAGTACGAGATCGAGCGGCTGATGCGGGAGGCCCCGTTCCTGCTCATCGGCGAGGGCACCTCGGAGATCCAGAAGACCATCATCTCCCGCGGCCTGCTCAAGCAGTACAAGCTCTGACCGGCGCGCCGATCACCCGCCGGCCGGCTGTGCGGCCGGTTCCGGCGCGGTGACCGGCAACCCCACCGCCAGCATCTCCGGCCGTGACCGGAAGTGCTCGATCGCCGCGACCAGCCGTTCCTCGGGCACCGCCGTGTCCCGGCCGCCCACCACCGGCTCCGGCTCCAGCGGCTTCCGCACGATCTGGCGCAGCCGTACGCCGTCCACCCGGCCGTCCTGCTTCTTCGGACCGACCCGGTCGATGTTTCCCCAGTCGTACAGCCGGCGGCCGTGCCGGATCCCGCCGGCGGTGAGCGCCAGTCGCCCGGTGAGCCGGATTTCCTCGTAGACGGCCTGCCCGACGGCCGCGGAGACGCCGACCGCGAGCAACGAGCGCCCGGCCTCGGCCCACCGCGCCCCCTCGGGGAGCATGCCGATCAGCGTCACCCCGGTCGCGGTCACCGTCATCATGCCGGTCACCAGGTCGGCCCAGCCGGCGAGGGACCGCCGTGCCACCAGACCGGGCTCCACCGAGTGCCGGCCCGCCACCCGTGATCGCCACACCAGACGGCCGTCGCGTCGGGGCCGCCACCGCCGCGACAGCCACCCCGCACACCAGGCCAGCCACATGAGACAGATGGGGTCCAGCTGATCGCGTGGCGGCAGCCGGAGCAGCCCGGCGGCCATCGGCGCCGCCATCACGGCGGCGGTCGCGACGGCGAGCAACCGGCGTGTCCAGAGGCCGTCGCCGGGCGAGGGCAGCCGGCCCAGCAGGGGGGTGGGCACCAGCGAAGGGTACGGTCCCTCCGCCACCGAGGGGCCCGCTCGTCGGTCCCCCTCCGCCGGGCTGGCCGGGCCAGCCACCCGATGCGGAGGGCTGCACCGCCAGGTGCTCGCGGGCCCGGGCGGTCAGCCGAGCCGGGTCAGGCCCGCCGCGGCCCGCTCGACGATGAGGCAGCGGTCCTCGACGTAGTCGATCCCCGCCTCCTCGGCGACCTGCCGCGCCTGCGCCGAGACGATCCCGAGCTGCAACCACACCGCCGGCGCGCCGATCGCCACCGCCTGCCGGACCACGTCGACCGCGTCCCGGGCCGGACGGAACACGTCCACCAGGTCGACCGGGTGCGGGATGTCGGCCAGCGACGGGTACGCCTTCTCGCCGAACAGCTCGTCCACCGTCGGGTTCACCGGGATGATCCGCCAGCCGTACCGTCGCATCTCCGCCGGCACCCGGTGCGCGGCCTTGCCCGGGTCGCGGGACGCGCCCACGACGGCGATCACGGCGGAGTCGGCGAGGATCTGTTGAGCTGAACGCACCCGACGAGCCTATCCCTGTCGTACCCCGGGGCGCCGCCTAGAGCAGCGTCAACTGGTCCGCCGGGGTCGGTGGCGGCTCGGGCAGCCGCCGGTTGTCGCCGGCCTCGCCCCGGTGCAGGCCGTGCCGGCGGGCCGCCATCCGCACCCGCGCGGTCACCTCCCGCTGGTAGGCCTGCGGCGCGTACGCGCCGGAGCGGTAGAGCTGCCGGTAGCGGGGGACCAGGTGCGGGAAGTCGCGGGCCAGCCAGTGCGCGTACCACTCCCGGGCGCCGGGGCGCAGGTGCAGCGGCAGTGGGGTGACGCCGGTGGCCCCGGACGCGGCGACGGCGGCCACGGTGGCGTCGATCGACTCCTCGTCGTCGCTCAGCCCGGGCAGGATCGGTGCCATCAGCACCCCCACCTCGAACCCGGCGTCGGTGAGCTGGCGTACCGCCTCCAGCCGGCGGCGCGGGCCGGGGGTGCCCGGCTCGACCGCCCGCCACAGCGCCTCGTCGACGAACCCCACCGAGTACGACAGCGCGACCCGGGTGACCTCGGCGGCCTGGCGCAGCAGCGGCAGGTCCCGAAGCAGCAGCGTGCCCTTGGTGAGGATCGAGAACGGGTTCGCGAAGTCCCGCAGCGCCTCGATGATCGGCGGCATGAGGGCGTAGCGCCCCTCGGCCCGCTGGTAGCAGTCCACGTTGGTGCCCATGGCGATGTGCGCGCCGCGCCAGCGTGGGGCGGCCAGCTCGCGACGGACCAGCTCGCCGGCGTTGACCTTGACGATCACCTTCCGGTCGAAGTCCGCGCCGGCGTCGAGGTCGAGGTAGGTGTGGGTGTTGCGGGCGAAGCAGTAGCGGCATGCATGACTACAGCCCCGGTACGGGTTGATCGTCCACTCGAACGGGACGCGGGACTGGCCGGGCACCCGGTTGATGATCGACTTCGCCTGCACCTCGTAGAACGTCATGCCGGCGAAGCCGGGGGTGTCGAAGGTGCGGGCGACGGCGCCGGGGAGCGCCAGCGGCAGGGGTGGAGCCGCCGGCGCTGCCCCGTCGGGAGTCCCCTCGTCCGGGGGAGCGGAGAGGTTGTCCCAGCGCATGGAGCCAATTCGAACACGCGTACGAACGCAGCGCAAGTGACGCGCCGGACATCCGCGACCCGAGCGGGCCGATCGGGTGCAGGATGGTGGCATGGAGACGTCGACCTTCGTCTACGACGGCGACTGCGCGTTCTGCACCCGCTGCGCGCAGTTCATCGAGCGCCGGATCCCCACCGGCGCGCGGGTGGTGCCCTGGCAGTTCGCCGACCTGGCGGCGCTGGGGCTGACGGAGGCCGAGTGCGAGGAGGCGGTGCAGTGGGTGGGCGCCGACGGCTCCCGCGCCGCCGGCCCGGACGCCATCGCCAGACTGCTCGGCGACAGCACGCCGCTGTGGCGGACCGCCGGCGCCGGTCTGCGCTTCCCGCCGGTGCGGGCCGCCGCCTGGCCGGCGTACCGGTGGGTGGCCCGCAACCGGCACCGGATGCCGGGTGGCACGGCCGCGTGCGCGTTGCCCCAGGAGGCCCGGGAACGCCTCTACGGCCCGACCGGCCGTCCCGCCGCCGGATCCTGACCGGCCGCCCCCGCGCCTCGCCGCCCGGCCCGCGCGGCGAGGGTCACAATCTGGATCGTGGCGACGGCGGGTGGGGCGAATGCCCGGCCGGTCAGGTGCCGGCAGCCGGGCCGACGGCCGGCTCGGGGCCCGTCGCCGGGCCGGCGACCGGCTCGGCGTCGGTGGCCGGGGTGGCCGTCGTGGGCGGGGCCGCTTCGCTGCCGGGGGTGCCGCGACCACGGGTCAGCAGCCGGCGGGCCCACACCACCGGGCGGACCTTCTCCAGCGGCAGGAAGCTGGTCATCGCCACCAGGTGCGGGGCGAACGAGATGGTGATCGTCGCGATGGTCACCAGGTGGAACGAGTAGAAGAAGCCCACCGCGGCCAGCCGCCACCGCTGGGGTAGCACGAAGACCAGCGGGCTGAGCAGCTCGAAGGCGAGAATGCCGAACTGCGCGACGACCAGCAGGTGCGGCACCTGGGCGATCACGTCGGCCAGTTCGGTGCCGCGGCGGATGATCGCCCGGGCCAGCACGGATCCGGTCGCCCAGTCCAGGCCGCCGAAGCGGAATTTCGCCCAGGCCGCCAGGAAGTAGGTGCAGATGACCGCGATCTGGGTGACCCGCAACGCCCAGCCGCCAGCCTCCGTGCGGGTGGGGTCGCCGTGCCGGGCGCGCCCGGCGGTGGGCAGGACGGCCAGCGCGACGAGCAGCCCGAACCGGTCGTGGTCGACCTTGCCGTAGCTCATCGCGACGATCATCCACTCGAAGTAGAGCGCGAAGACCGCCCAGCCGAGCAGGCGCGGCGCCCGCCCGGTCGCGGCGAGCAGGGAGAGGGCCAGCAGCCCCCAGAAGATCACGGCGACCAGCGCCGGGGTGGGGGTCGGCAGGCCCAGCAGTCGACCGATCAGCAGCGGCCGGTAGAGGTCGCCGGGCACGTCGACGCGGGTGCGTACCCAGGGGGTGAAGACGACCAGGTCGGCGGCGACGAAGAGGTAGACGAGGGTACGGAAGGCGGCCACCCGGCCGCGCGGGACCGCCTCGGTCAGCCAGCCGGTCACGGGGTGGCCATCCAGCGTACGGCGGTCTCGTCGGTCCACCGGCCGGTGGGACGGCCGCCCTGGATGTCGTACCAGCGGACCACGATGCGGACCTCCACCAGCGCGGGGGCGGTGGGGTGGCGCTCGGTGTACGCGTCGGCGACCTGACGCAGCAGGGCCGGATCGCCGACGTAGCGGCTCTGCTGGCCCTCGATCTCGGCCCGGCGGATGCCGGTGGCGTCCTGGCCCAGCGAGACCACCGCTCCGGTGCGGTCCACGCCCTCGACCCGGGTGTCCGGCGCGGGCGCGTCCGGCGGGTCGGAGGTGGAGTACATCCGGAACGGCCCGAACGGAAAGTCGTCGTCGGTGCCCCGGACGGTGCCGGCGAGGAGCAGCGCCAACCCGAGCACGGTGGCACCCAGCCGGACCGCGCGTGCGCGGGTGGTCAAGGTCTCCATCGGCTGGTCACGATACGCGATGAAAAGCCGGGAGGTGTCCGTCCGTCGTCCAGTTTGCGCTGGCCGTGTCGGCGGGCGGTCGGACCGCGCGGCGGTCCGCCCGGAGACGACACCGGCCGGGCCCTTGAGTCGCGGGCCCGGCCGGTGTCGTAGTCGGCGGTGCGGATCAGTGCTCGTGGCCTTGCGCGGCCAGCTGCTGGCGGACCTCGTCCATGTCCAGCTTCTCGACCTGCTCGATCAGGTTCTCCAGCGCGGACTCGGGCAGGGCGCCCGGCTGCGCGAAGACGATCACGCCGTCCTTGATCGCCATCACCGTGGGGATCGAGCGGATGTTGAACTTGGCCCCGAGTTCCTGCTGCGCCTCCGTGTCGACCTTGCCGAAGACGATGTCCGGGTGCTTCTCGGACGAGCGCTCGTAGACCGGCGCGAAGCGCTTGCACGGACCGCACCAGTCGGCCCAGAAGTCGAGCAGGACGATGCCGTCGCGCTCGGTCACCTCTTCGAAGTTGGCCGTGGTCAGCTCAACCGTTGCCATTGCACTCTCCGATCAGCGCGGATTGCCTACGACCCGTGGAACCAGGGCTGACGCCCTTTAATTCCCGTGACGTACGCGACGAAACGCTGCGCAGCGCTGCCGTCACGCTCCGACCCATCGAGGCTAATCTGTCCGGCCGTTGTGTGAAACGCAAGTGCAGGACGCACTTGCGTGACGGCACGTGATGGGAGCGTTTCCAGGGAGATCACTGCGAGTGTGCGCTACGAAACGGTAACTTGTCGCTTGACAAGGAGCTATCCGGGCTGTGGAGATCGCCTGCGGGGTGGCCGTTCGTCACCGAGCGTATTGTTACAAAAAGATAAATGTGACATCCGTCTCTGTCGGCGCGGCCTTGTCGTACGGCAGAATCTCTCACATCAGAGCGTGGGCGGCGGGTGCCGGGGAGGGCCCCGCCGCTCATTGCGTCTCCACCCGGATCGGTCCGGGTGTGACATTTCCTCGCCCGAAGTGCCCCTGCCGTCGCCTTAACAGGCGGTAAGGCATGCTGTGCCGAACTCCATCGCCGCCCGTCGAAGGGGACAAGGATGCAGTTCGGCCGCTACTACGAGGAGTTCGAGGTCGGCGCGGTCTACCGGCACTGGCCGGGCAAGACGGTCACCGAGTACGACGACCACCTCTTCTGCCTGCTCACCATGAACCACCACCCGCTGCACATGGACGCCCACTACGCCGGGACGGCGACCCAGTTCAAGCGCAACGTGGTGGTCGGCAACTACATCTACTCCCTGCTTCTGGGCATGTCGGTGCCGGACGTCAGCGGCAAGGCGATCGCCAACCTGGAGGTCGAGTCCCTGCGGCACGTCGCCCCGACCTTCCACGGCGACACCATCTACGGCGAGACGACGGTGCTGGACAAGCGGGAGTCCGCCTCGAAGCCGGACCGCGGCGTGGTGGCCGTGGAGACCCGGGGCTACAACCAGGACGGCACCCTGGTCTGCGTGTTCCGGCGCAAGGTCATGGTGCCGAAGAAGGAGTACGCGGCGGCGGCCCTGCCCGAGGGGGTCGACCCGGAGCGACCCAGCTTCCCCGAGCCGCGCTGACGCCCGACGTACGACGCCGGCCCCTTCCGATCCGTGCGGAAGGGGCCCGTTTCCCGTTTCGGGGCATATGCTGACGCCGGAGGTCCCCCGATGAGCGAGCGCCAGCGAGCGAATCATCAGCACAGCGCTGGTGAGCCTCATGACGGCGTCGGGCGAAGCGAGACGCCGGCATGAGCCACTCCGTCGCCGGTGAGCCGCCCGCCGCCGGGCGTCGTGCCGCACCGCCGACCATCGCCGTCTACTCCCCGGCGGAGTGGGATCTGTTGACCGATCTTCCCGGTCGGGTCCTCGTCGCCGCCGCCTCGGCGGGACCCGGGCGCCCACCCCGCGGCGTGGCCGCCGGGCTCGCCGGGCTGGACGCCGTCGCGGCCGGCCGGGGGTTCGACAGCGACCTGGTCCGAGCCGTGGTCTCCGCGATCTACGCCCGGCACGACGGTGCCGCTGAGCGGCACGACCGGCTCACCGACATGGTCGACCTGCTCGCTGCCTGCCGGGCCACGGTACGCGTGCTCAGGCGACGCGCCGACCCGGCCGACTCGGCGGCCTACCGGCAGTGGGTGGAGTCCGTCGCGGCCCGGGTCTGCCGGGTCGGCGACGGGGCCAGCCCGGCCGACCGGCGTTTTCTCGACCGGCTCGGCGGCGCGCTCGACCTGCGCTGACCCTCGCGGCGGCGGGCGCCGGTCCGGGCCGTACGCTCTGGAAACCGTGACCGACGAGCAGCTCGACGTGGGTGTGGGGCCGTGGCCCGGCGACCCGCCGGACGACCCGCGGTACGACCCGGAGCTGCTCGCCGAGGGCGACCGGCGCAACGTGGTGGACCGCTACCGGTACTGGCGGCGGGAGGCCGTGGTGGCCGACCTGGACCGGTGCCGGCACGACTTCCACGTGGCCATCGAGAACTGGCAGCACGATTTCAACATCGGCACGGTGGTCCGCAACGCCAACGCCTTCCTCGCCGCCGAGGTGCACATCGTCGGGCGGCGGCGGTGG encodes:
- a CDS encoding SDR family NAD(P)-dependent oxidoreductase; amino-acid sequence: MEDLTDRRTVVVTGASSGIGLAAAVDLAGRGDRVVLVGRDPARLRDAGERVRDSSGEQPELFRADFAVLDDVRRLAERLRAAYDRIDVLANNAGAIVLQPVTTIDGFELSMQANHLAPFLLSHLLQDRIGRTVVTASGAHRSGVLDPDDLNATLRDFRPYRAYGTSKQANILFAAEAARRWPDVPAYSFHPGVVRTRFGNESRLVALGMRLLPFRSPERGAETLVWLANQDPSRLTSGGYYRDRKRRRPLSKAADPALAARLWTASAQAVGIG
- a CDS encoding HpcH/HpaI aldolase/citrate lyase family protein, coding for MAAVGRPRRSCLAVPGSSVKMLGKAQGLPADQVFLDLEDAVAPLAKPEARKNIVAALNEGDWAGKTRVVRVNDLTTPWTYRDVIEVVEGAGANLDCVMLPKVQNAGHVQWLDLTLTQIEKTLGLEVGRIGIEAQIENAAGLVNVDAIAAASPRVETIIFGPADFMASINMRSLAVGALIPDYPGDPYHYILMRILMAARMHDKQAVDGPFLQIRDVDGFREVAGRSAALGFDGKWVLHPGQIDAANEVYSPAQADYDHAELILDAYDWYTSEAGGKLGAVMLGDEMIDEASRKMALVIAAKGRAAGMTRTSSFTPPGE
- a CDS encoding DUF4190 domain-containing protein, whose translation is MSYPPPSGGWHDPYAPGQQSSPPADPTMPMGGSPIPSQPTSADPYAGAQPPPNAPPAAPYADPGYPPPGYPPAGDPYAAAGYPPPAYPAYAPAAAKTNTMAIVALVLALVGFASCITAPIGAILGHVARKQIRETGEQGEGMAKAAIIVGWILTGLMVLLIAVYVVVIIFAIASTDTGGSTPTF
- a CDS encoding SDR family NAD(P)-dependent oxidoreductase, yielding MAFDARGGRSRRNVSRPGLVRRTRGSHLAGPAEQDQPASLAEPVTMRLDGRVALVTGAGSPDGIGYATARRLADLGARVAIVSTTRRIHERAGELGVTGFVADLTDESEVGALADAVAEQVGDVEVLVNNAGLASRASPEVLRPVAQLSYDEWRGEIDRNLTTAFLCSRAFIGGMAERGWGRIVNLAATAGPVNALPTEAAYAAAKAGVVGLTRALAMEMIADGVTVNAVAPGTIHTAASTMAEIKQGLGTPVGRPGTPDEVAAAIAFLCSPAASYITGQMLVVDGGNSVREAQYR
- a CDS encoding DUF4190 domain-containing protein, with the translated sequence MSQPPGEPDQPPSPYEPPPYGQPYGHPQQPPWGQQPPYAPQPPYGQYGPPGQGPRPRGGGPNVLAILSLVFAFVFAPAGIVCGHLAKRQIRQTGEEGDQLASWGLILSYIFTAIGVLVCCGWIGLVIWANSDNGSYR
- a CDS encoding acyl-CoA dehydrogenase family protein — protein: MARLAQTPGLTDVQRSILETVREFADKEIIPHAQRLEHADEYPADILDGMREMGLFGLTIAEEHGGLGESLLTYALVVEELSRGWMSISGIVNTHFIVAYLISQHGSAEQRARLLPRMATGEVRGAFSMSEPECGSDVSAIKSKAVRDGDTFVLNGQKMWLTNGAYSSVVATLVKTDTGADSVYGNMSTFLLEKQPGFGETAPGLTIPGKIEKMGYKGVETTEMVLDGVTVPASAVLGGEEKVGRGFYQMMDGIEVGRVNVAARACGISIRAFELAVAYAQQRRTFGQPLAKHQAVAFKLAEMGTKIEAAHALMVNAARLKDAGQRNDVEAGMAKLLASEYCAEVVQEAFRIHGGYGYSKEYEIERLMREAPFLLIGEGTSEIQKTIISRGLLKQYKL
- a CDS encoding CoA-binding protein: MRSAQQILADSAVIAVVGASRDPGKAAHRVPAEMRRYGWRIIPVNPTVDELFGEKAYPSLADIPHPVDLVDVFRPARDAVDVVRQAVAIGAPAVWLQLGIVSAQARQVAEEAGIDYVEDRCLIVERAAAGLTRLG
- a CDS encoding Rv2578c family radical SAM protein, which produces MRWDNLSAPPDEGTPDGAAPAAPPLPLALPGAVARTFDTPGFAGMTFYEVQAKSIINRVPGQSRVPFEWTINPYRGCSHACRYCFARNTHTYLDLDAGADFDRKVIVKVNAGELVRRELAAPRWRGAHIAMGTNVDCYQRAEGRYALMPPIIEALRDFANPFSILTKGTLLLRDLPLLRQAAEVTRVALSYSVGFVDEALWRAVEPGTPGPRRRLEAVRQLTDAGFEVGVLMAPILPGLSDDEESIDATVAAVAASGATGVTPLPLHLRPGAREWYAHWLARDFPHLVPRYRQLYRSGAYAPQAYQREVTARVRMAARRHGLHRGEAGDNRRLPEPPPTPADQLTLL
- a CDS encoding thiol-disulfide oxidoreductase DCC family protein, yielding METSTFVYDGDCAFCTRCAQFIERRIPTGARVVPWQFADLAALGLTEAECEEAVQWVGADGSRAAGPDAIARLLGDSTPLWRTAGAGLRFPPVRAAAWPAYRWVARNRHRMPGGTAACALPQEARERLYGPTGRPAAGS
- a CDS encoding HTTM domain-containing protein — translated: MTGWLTEAVPRGRVAAFRTLVYLFVAADLVVFTPWVRTRVDVPGDLYRPLLIGRLLGLPTPTPALVAVIFWGLLALSLLAATGRAPRLLGWAVFALYFEWMIVAMSYGKVDHDRFGLLVALAVLPTAGRARHGDPTRTEAGGWALRVTQIAVICTYFLAAWAKFRFGGLDWATGSVLARAIIRRGTELADVIAQVPHLLVVAQFGILAFELLSPLVFVLPQRWRLAAVGFFYSFHLVTIATITISFAPHLVAMTSFLPLEKVRPVVWARRLLTRGRGTPGSEAAPPTTATPATDAEPVAGPATGPEPAVGPAAGT
- the trxA gene encoding thioredoxin, encoding MATVELTTANFEEVTERDGIVLLDFWADWCGPCKRFAPVYERSSEKHPDIVFGKVDTEAQQELGAKFNIRSIPTVMAIKDGVIVFAQPGALPESALENLIEQVEKLDMDEVRQQLAAQGHEH
- a CDS encoding MaoC family dehydratase; translated protein: MQFGRYYEEFEVGAVYRHWPGKTVTEYDDHLFCLLTMNHHPLHMDAHYAGTATQFKRNVVVGNYIYSLLLGMSVPDVSGKAIANLEVESLRHVAPTFHGDTIYGETTVLDKRESASKPDRGVVAVETRGYNQDGTLVCVFRRKVMVPKKEYAAAALPEGVDPERPSFPEPR